A segment of the Gammaproteobacteria bacterium genome:
TTACTTTTTTGAAGCCAGTTATGAAGCCGGCGTGGCCTTTATGGGCTGGGAGCTAAAAAGCCTCAGACAAGGACGAGTCAACTTAAAAGAAAGTTACATCTTGATTAAGCAAGGCGAGGCATGGATTATTGGCATGCATATTTCTCCTCTAACCACAGCTTCTACTCATGTCAACGTGGATCCTACCCGTACCCGCCGCCTATTGTTAAACAAATCCGAGCTAAAAAAGCTGATTGGATCGACACAGCGCGAGGGTTATACCGTTATTATTCAATCACTTTACTGGAAACGGAACTGGGTTAAAGCCAGGATTTCCTTAGCTAAAGGTAAACAAACCCACGATAAACGCGCGACTGAAAAGTCACGAGATTGGGATAGAGAGCGTGCAAAACTCATTAAAAACGCCCGGGACTAGTGCGTGTTGACATTATTTTTGGTTGTGTCGCAAATAATTCGGTTGGCCAGCAAAAACACAAGGCGAGTTTCTACCAGGCACAGCTATACTGCTAACGCATAAAACTGCGAAAAAATAGATTGATTCGCCGCATTGACATACTGTCCTTTTCTTAACATGTGGTGCAATTCGATACCTGCCAGTGTTGCTTCGGCGGAATGAAAGGCTTTGAAACCCATCATCGGATTTGTGATTTTTTTAATACTACGATCATCTTGCTCAACGATATTATTCAAGTATTTTATTTGGCGTACCGTAATTTGCATTAGAGGTAAACCGCACAAATAACACAAAATAAGTTGAAGATTAATTGCATCAATACCAGATTTTTTACTAACTGTAATCACAGCGCCCACCTATGTCATCATATTCAGAATCAAGCGTTTGTTTGCTATTGCAAATTGCCTCACCCTTTTCGCAGCTACTACCAACTTGTGTCTTTTCGTCCCAGCACTTTGAGCTACCACTTTCGTTGCAGTAATAAACATTCGGATTACTGTACTTATTATTCTTCACTTGGCTTTCTGAATAGCACCAGGCCATAGATTGGTTTCCTGCAAAAGTATTCTGAGCAAAAATCACAGCGCAAACTGCAGCAGCTATAAATATTGGCTTAATTTTCATGTTACCTTCCTTACTGAATGTGTCAGCTGTAAATTAAATTCTTTCAAGTCAATCATAGTATT
Coding sequences within it:
- the smpB gene encoding SsrA-binding protein SmpB, with the protein product MSKKNNAAEDTTIALNRKASHDYFFEASYEAGVAFMGWELKSLRQGRVNLKESYILIKQGEAWIIGMHISPLTTASTHVNVDPTRTRRLLLNKSELKKLIGSTQREGYTVIIQSLYWKRNWVKARISLAKGKQTHDKRATEKSRDWDRERAKLIKNARD